One genomic window of Mucilaginibacter sp. SJ includes the following:
- a CDS encoding DUF4382 domain-containing protein, translated as MKKLFLFTAALSLMLFSCKKDSTNNGGTAHVTVKMTDAPGAFDAVILNIKSVIIVTDKGEQTLNVDGGAVDILRFRSGRDTVLADQDIPAGTIQQVRLVLNDSGNRVIVAGVSYDLTTPSGQTSGVKLNVHDKLTAGIAYTMRLDFDAAQSVVLTGNGKYILKPVIRAIATAASGALTGVVSPAASSPKVYAITGADTIGSTTDASGKYYFPGLAAGSYQVKFVPVSPYAIKTLTNISVTNGTVTDMGTVNITQ; from the coding sequence ATGAAAAAGCTATTTTTATTTACCGCAGCCCTAAGCCTTATGCTCTTTTCCTGTAAAAAGGATAGTACCAATAATGGGGGTACCGCCCACGTGACCGTAAAGATGACCGATGCACCCGGCGCTTTTGATGCCGTAATCCTGAATATCAAAAGTGTGATCATTGTAACCGACAAGGGCGAACAAACGCTCAATGTGGATGGAGGCGCGGTTGATATCCTGCGGTTCCGTTCGGGCCGTGATACTGTGCTGGCCGACCAGGATATCCCCGCAGGGACCATCCAGCAGGTGCGCCTGGTGTTGAACGACAGCGGTAACCGTGTGATTGTAGCCGGAGTATCATATGACCTGACCACGCCAAGCGGCCAGACCTCCGGCGTGAAGCTGAACGTTCATGATAAGCTTACCGCCGGTATTGCCTATACTATGCGTTTGGACTTTGACGCCGCGCAATCCGTTGTACTTACCGGTAACGGCAAGTACATCCTCAAACCAGTGATCCGCGCAATTGCCACTGCCGCTTCGGGTGCGCTGACCGGTGTGGTTAGCCCGGCAGCATCTTCACCGAAGGTATATGCTATTACGGGTGCCGACACCATTGGCTCAACTACAGATGCCAGCGGTAAATATTATTTCCCCGGCCTGGCAGCGGGCAGTTACCAGGTGAAATTTGTTCCGGTTAGCCCCTATGCAATCAAAACATTAACCAACATTTCGGTAACAAACGGCACCGTCACCGATATGGG
- a CDS encoding methyltransferase, whose translation MEQQPNQPSPENIMKIGTGFWPSKILLTAVSFQLFTRLAERKTMKANDIKNILGFKCTDRNVYDFLDALTVLGFLKRQGILDSAIYSNTPDTDTFLDKNKPSYIGGILEMMNNRLYTFWGSLGEGLLTGLPQNEIKKSDDFFDLIYSDPEKLKEFINAMSGIQMGNFMAFAQKFDFTKYKTLIDVGGSAGLLSLMVARHNAHMHCTSFDLPPVEPVTNTTIRQFGLSDQVKTASGDFFTMPIPNADVVVMGNILHDWDEENKISLMKKAYDALPANGAFVAIENIIDDERKQNVFGMMMSLNMLIETGTGFDYTFADFNRWANIAGFKSTSIIPLTGPSSAAIAYK comes from the coding sequence ATGGAACAGCAACCTAACCAGCCATCACCCGAAAACATTATGAAAATTGGCACCGGCTTTTGGCCCTCAAAAATCCTTTTAACCGCCGTAAGTTTTCAATTGTTCACCAGGCTTGCCGAAAGGAAAACCATGAAAGCCAACGATATCAAAAACATTTTAGGGTTTAAATGCACCGACAGGAATGTTTATGATTTTTTAGACGCTTTAACCGTGTTAGGCTTTTTAAAGCGTCAAGGCATTTTGGATTCCGCTATTTATTCAAATACGCCGGACACAGATACATTTTTAGATAAAAATAAGCCATCATATATTGGAGGCATCCTCGAAATGATGAACAATCGCTTATATACGTTTTGGGGTAGCCTGGGCGAAGGGCTGCTTACCGGGCTTCCGCAAAACGAAATAAAAAAGAGCGATGACTTTTTTGATTTAATATATTCAGATCCTGAAAAATTGAAAGAGTTTATTAACGCAATGAGTGGCATTCAAATGGGGAACTTTATGGCCTTTGCTCAAAAATTTGATTTTACCAAATATAAAACGCTGATTGATGTAGGCGGTTCGGCAGGGCTGCTTTCATTGATGGTTGCCAGACATAATGCCCATATGCATTGCACCAGTTTTGACCTGCCGCCGGTTGAGCCCGTTACAAACACTACTATCCGGCAATTCGGGCTATCCGACCAGGTAAAAACAGCAAGCGGCGACTTCTTCACTATGCCCATACCCAATGCAGATGTTGTTGTAATGGGAAATATCCTGCATGATTGGGATGAGGAAAATAAAATATCATTAATGAAAAAAGCTTATGACGCGCTCCCCGCCAACGGAGCATTTGTAGCTATCGAAAACATAATAGATGATGAGCGAAAGCAAAATGTTTTTGGAATGATGATGAGTTTGAATATGCTTATTGAAACAGGTACGGGATTTGATTACACATTTGCCGACTTTAACAGGTGGGCAAATATTGCCGGGTTTAAATCAACTTCAATTATTCCATTAACCGGGCCATCAAGCGCGGCAATTGCATACAAATAG
- a CDS encoding RNA polymerase sigma factor has product MEATRLNNNTLLTELYRQEYLKMIAVLCRHFGLKHIEMSEDVIGETFLKASESWTIAGVPENPVAWLYTVAQNKAKDHFKRATLFDTKIAANIKQNTAEPEPDVEFGSEPIGDSQLAMIFAVCDPGNSTGSQICLALRILCGFTIEEIANAFLTRTETIKKRLHRAKTSLRNSHFQIGVLTESNIKFRLDNVLKTLYLLFNEGYFSKTNDQLIRNELCAEAIRLTLILTANPLTDTTQTKALLALMCYQSSRLEARTNNSGEIILYDEQDQKLWNKDLIEKGNYYFVQSCQGNQASKYHLEAGIAYWHTKHADRDKWQHILQLYNQLILIEYSPVTALNRAFAIARVYGHEKAIRETEKLKLIDSDHYHKLLGYLYETIDVDKAIEHYGQAAQLTGAKTVKQALNKKIEQLRR; this is encoded by the coding sequence TTGGAGGCCACGCGATTGAACAATAATACTTTATTGACTGAGCTTTACAGGCAGGAATACCTTAAGATGATTGCTGTGTTGTGCCGCCATTTTGGATTGAAGCATATTGAAATGTCAGAAGATGTCATCGGCGAAACGTTCCTTAAAGCGTCTGAAAGCTGGACCATCGCCGGTGTTCCTGAAAACCCTGTAGCCTGGCTTTATACTGTTGCTCAAAACAAGGCGAAAGATCATTTTAAACGTGCTACGCTTTTTGATACGAAAATTGCAGCCAACATTAAACAGAACACGGCGGAACCGGAACCAGATGTTGAATTCGGGAGTGAGCCTATTGGAGACAGCCAGTTGGCCATGATCTTTGCAGTTTGTGACCCGGGTAATTCTACCGGGAGCCAGATCTGCCTGGCGCTCCGGATCCTTTGCGGTTTTACCATAGAAGAAATCGCCAATGCTTTTTTGACCAGGACAGAGACTATAAAAAAACGCTTGCACCGGGCCAAAACCAGCCTTCGCAACAGCCATTTCCAGATCGGGGTATTAACCGAATCCAATATTAAGTTTCGCTTAGATAACGTACTTAAAACATTGTATCTGTTATTTAATGAAGGTTATTTTTCAAAAACAAATGATCAGCTGATCAGGAATGAACTCTGTGCAGAAGCCATAAGGCTAACACTTATCCTGACAGCAAACCCGTTAACCGATACAACACAAACCAAAGCGCTCCTGGCCCTGATGTGTTACCAAAGCTCGCGGCTTGAAGCACGTACCAACAATAGTGGCGAAATTATTCTTTATGACGAACAGGATCAAAAGCTGTGGAATAAAGATCTCATTGAAAAAGGTAATTACTATTTTGTACAATCCTGTCAGGGTAATCAAGCCTCAAAATATCACCTCGAAGCGGGTATCGCCTATTGGCATACCAAACATGCAGATCGCGATAAGTGGCAACATATTTTGCAACTTTATAATCAGCTTATTTTAATAGAATACTCACCTGTAACCGCATTGAACAGGGCATTTGCCATTGCCAGGGTTTACGGACATGAAAAAGCTATACGGGAGACAGAGAAACTAAAACTGATTGATAGCGATCACTATCACAAATTATTGGGCTATTTGTATGAAACGATAGATGTTGATAAAGCGATTGAGCATTACGGTCAGGCGGCTCAACTAACCGGTGCCAAAACAGTAAAACAGGCTTTGAATAAAAAAATAGAACAATTAAGACGCTGA
- a CDS encoding YciI family protein — translation MKEFMLIFRMKDVEDFKPTPEQIQERLNWLAGIAAQNKLVDHGNSLLPFSGSAATIRAGGVVTDGPYTEIKEFIVGYVIIRAETIDEAIELVKDSPIFKLGGNVEIREVLKR, via the coding sequence ATGAAAGAGTTTATGCTGATTTTCAGGATGAAAGATGTTGAGGACTTTAAGCCGACACCCGAACAGATACAGGAACGACTGAACTGGCTGGCTGGTATTGCCGCTCAAAATAAGCTGGTAGACCATGGCAATTCTCTATTACCGTTTTCGGGAAGTGCGGCAACTATACGGGCTGGTGGCGTAGTGACCGATGGGCCATATACCGAAATTAAGGAGTTTATAGTAGGCTATGTTATTATAAGGGCAGAAACAATTGATGAAGCGATTGAATTGGTTAAAGATAGTCCGATCTTCAAGCTTGGAGGAAACGTTGAAATCAGGGAAGTTTTAAAACGTTAG
- a CDS encoding FMN-dependent NADH-azoreductase — MKSALHIISSTRGALSYSRCLSTAIINKLIDKGEIDKVVERDLAKVPPPFLDEALIWEFYKFPEMIDERGERLLSYANAIFNEMNEAEIIVISTPMHNLGISSLLKAWLDQLVRVGVSYKFNADGTKTGCLTGKKVYLAIASGGRLAYWPREYEFIESYIKAVFSAYAGITDVCTYRVEGTAEPNFRVDYESIIQNL, encoded by the coding sequence ATGAAAAGTGCATTACACATTATTTCAAGTACGCGCGGAGCGTTGTCGTACAGCCGGTGCCTCAGCACAGCAATCATTAATAAGCTCATCGATAAAGGTGAAATCGACAAGGTGGTAGAAAGGGATTTAGCCAAAGTACCTCCGCCGTTTTTGGATGAGGCATTGATCTGGGAGTTCTATAAATTTCCGGAGATGATTGACGAGAGAGGGGAAAGATTGCTTAGCTACGCCAACGCTATTTTCAACGAGATGAACGAGGCTGAAATCATTGTCATAAGTACGCCTATGCATAACCTGGGGATCTCTTCTCTTTTAAAAGCCTGGCTCGATCAGTTGGTACGCGTGGGTGTCAGCTACAAGTTTAATGCGGATGGCACAAAAACAGGCTGCCTAACCGGCAAAAAGGTATATTTGGCTATAGCATCCGGCGGAAGACTGGCATATTGGCCCAGGGAGTATGAGTTTATCGAATCATATATAAAAGCAGTATTTAGTGCCTATGCCGGAATTACCGACGTTTGCACCTACAGAGTTGAGGGTACTGCCGAGCCAAATTTCAGAGTCGACTACGAAAGCATTATACAAAACCTTTAG
- a CDS encoding FkbM family methyltransferase produces MRELIKKLLGADIRLQLRKIFPSRIQREADKVASDEAEFRSRFYSMFIKSGDICFDVGANMGNRVLPLLAIGAKVVAVEPQENCYKYLKQKFGKRIAVVGKGLGAVETVKKFYVSSTSVLSSFSEEWIDSVKDGRFDGYTWDEPINLEITTADKLIETFGLPSFIKIDVEGYELEVLKGLTRPVKMISFEYTVPEQTERAIQCIDQILKYNPNIECNYSSNESMQWGMEKWLLPAGMKSFIASNDFISTGFGDIYVRTKV; encoded by the coding sequence ATGAGAGAATTGATAAAAAAATTGTTAGGTGCAGATATTCGCTTACAGCTTAGAAAAATATTTCCATCCAGGATACAAAGAGAGGCCGATAAGGTTGCAAGCGACGAAGCGGAGTTCAGGAGCAGGTTTTATTCAATGTTTATAAAAAGCGGTGATATCTGCTTTGATGTTGGTGCAAATATGGGTAACAGGGTTTTACCCCTGCTGGCCATAGGGGCAAAGGTTGTCGCTGTGGAGCCGCAAGAAAACTGTTACAAATATCTTAAACAAAAGTTTGGTAAAAGGATCGCCGTTGTGGGTAAAGGTCTTGGTGCTGTGGAAACGGTAAAAAAATTTTATGTTTCAAGTACATCCGTATTGTCATCATTTTCAGAAGAATGGATAGATTCTGTTAAGGATGGCCGGTTTGATGGCTACACCTGGGACGAACCTATAAACCTGGAAATAACGACAGCTGATAAACTGATTGAAACATTTGGCCTTCCGTCATTTATAAAAATTGATGTTGAAGGCTATGAGCTGGAAGTGTTGAAAGGGTTAACCCGACCTGTAAAAATGATTAGCTTTGAATATACCGTGCCCGAACAAACGGAACGAGCCATTCAATGCATTGACCAGATCCTTAAATACAACCCCAATATCGAATGCAACTACAGTTCAAATGAAAGCATGCAGTGGGGTATGGAAAAATGGCTGTTACCCGCCGGGATGAAAAGCTTCATTGCGAGTAACGATTTCATAAGTACAGGGTTTGGGGATATTTATGTAAGAACAAAAGTTTAA